In Papaver somniferum cultivar HN1 chromosome 1, ASM357369v1, whole genome shotgun sequence, a genomic segment contains:
- the LOC113332941 gene encoding uncharacterized protein LOC113332941: protein MRSRNLRSGKNLAFETQLTSLLLSNLLDVVEEAYMIHIKLNNLIKTSFHSPTVDQLDLQLQFIDFKTGCKVALTLDMTSLQRGVYPSEILPSQFQTNSPGSQLPSAEILSEVGALQAGHSRIIRLCRCVSHLLKARNI, encoded by the exons ATGAGATCTCGGAATCTTCGTAGTGGAAAAAACCTGGCATTTGAAACACAA TTGACTAGTCTCCTTCTGAGCAATCTGCTAGATGTGGTTGAGGAGGCATACATGATACATATAAAGCTTAATAATCTGATTAAAACAAGTTTCCATTCGCCCACAG TTGACCAACTCGATTTGCAACTTCAATTTATTGATTTCAAGACGGGATGTAAAGTGGCTCTGACTCTTGATATGACTTCTCTGCAAAG AGGTGTCTATCCCTCGGAGATTCTTCCTTCACAATTTCAGACAAATTCACCAGGGTCACAACTGCCCTCAGCTGAAATTCTATCTGAAGTTGGGGCTCTTCAAGCTGGTCATTCGAGGATTATTCGGCTCTGTAGATGTGTTTCCCATCTACTAAAAGCACGTAACATCTAG